A single uncultured Methanolobus sp. DNA region contains:
- the pstB gene encoding phosphate ABC transporter ATP-binding protein PstB yields the protein MPATSDNGTEIEVKNLNLWYGDNHALHDISIDIPKNSVTAFIGPSGCGKSTFLRCLNRMNDLIPSCKIEGHVNINGEDIYSKETDVVDLRKKVGMVFQKPNPFPMSIFDNISYGPKIHGMSKKEMPGIVENALKSGALWNEISDRLDASALDLSGGQQQRLCIARTLAVKPEVILFDEPCSALDPISTSKIEDLILELKKDYTIVIVTHNMQQAARISDYTAFFLLGDLIEFGETNQVFENPQKKETEDYITGRFG from the coding sequence ATGCCAGCAACCAGCGATAACGGTACCGAAATTGAGGTTAAGAACCTTAATCTCTGGTATGGAGACAATCACGCACTCCATGACATATCGATAGATATTCCCAAAAACAGCGTTACAGCATTTATAGGCCCGTCAGGATGTGGAAAATCCACGTTCCTCAGGTGCCTTAACAGGATGAATGACCTTATTCCCAGTTGTAAGATCGAAGGACACGTCAACATTAATGGAGAAGACATATACTCCAAAGAAACAGACGTTGTTGATCTCAGAAAAAAAGTTGGAATGGTTTTCCAGAAACCAAATCCATTCCCAATGTCAATATTTGACAATATTTCCTATGGACCTAAGATCCATGGAATGAGCAAAAAAGAGATGCCAGGAATCGTTGAAAATGCACTCAAATCCGGAGCTCTCTGGAATGAGATATCAGACAGACTGGATGCATCCGCCCTTGATCTCAGTGGTGGCCAGCAGCAGAGATTGTGTATTGCAAGGACACTCGCCGTAAAACCCGAAGTGATCCTCTTTGACGAACCATGCAGTGCGCTGGACCCCATATCCACAAGTAAGATAGAAGACCTCATCCTGGAGCTGAAAAAAGATTACACTATCGTCATTGTTACACATAACATGCAGCAGGCTGCCAGGATTTCTGATTATACAGCTTTCTTCCTTCTGGGAGATCTGATAGAATTTGGTGAGACGAACCAGGTATTTGAAAATCCACAGAAGAAAGAAACAGAAGATTATATCACTGGCAGATTCGGGTGA
- the phoU gene encoding phosphate signaling complex protein PhoU — protein MTRDLFQQNMGTLKRYIIEMGKLSNEAILGSIQVLKTQDAELAEMIYQGDEIIDDYELKIEKCSTQLIARQNPTAGDMRLIISCFKIAIDLERMSDLAVDIANVAKCMDKEHTEHLNNILKMAEICDEMLQQTIKAFETLDHELAASTARRDEEVDKLFYGTQTKLIESMIEDKALITNASHLLLVLRYLERFGDHACNICESVVYMATGQRVNLN, from the coding sequence ATGACAAGGGACTTATTTCAGCAAAATATGGGGACGCTTAAAAGATACATTATCGAAATGGGAAAATTATCCAATGAAGCAATACTTGGATCTATTCAGGTGCTCAAAACCCAGGATGCAGAACTGGCAGAGATGATCTATCAGGGTGACGAGATAATCGATGATTATGAACTAAAAATCGAAAAGTGTTCCACACAGCTGATAGCACGCCAGAATCCAACTGCAGGAGATATGAGACTGATAATTTCCTGTTTCAAGATAGCTATCGATCTTGAAAGAATGAGTGATCTTGCAGTGGATATTGCCAACGTTGCCAAATGTATGGACAAAGAACATACAGAACATCTGAACAATATTCTGAAAATGGCTGAAATATGCGACGAGATGCTACAGCAGACAATCAAAGCCTTTGAGACACTTGACCACGAACTTGCAGCATCTACAGCCCGAAGAGATGAAGAAGTTGACAAACTCTTCTACGGAACGCAAACCAAGCTAATTGAATCGATGATAGAGGATAAAGCCCTCATTACCAATGCATCACATCTCCTGCTGGTGCTCCGCTACCTTGAAAGGTTCGGAGACCACGCATGCAATATTTGTGAGAGTGTTGTATATATGGCTACAGGCCAGAGAGTAAATCTCAATTAA
- the pstA gene encoding phosphate ABC transporter permease PstA — translation MFSNAKTNEKIAFGLLKLATGLVVLFVLVILYYIVSNGYSALSIEFITEMPRHRMTEGGIYPAIVGTTYLIICSIAVAMPLGMLSAIYLTEYAKPGKTTWAIEMAISNLAGTPSVVFGLFGLAMFVKYLGFGPSILSASLTLALLILPVIIRASQEALITVPKEYREASLALGVTKWETIRRVVLPAAIPGMITGAILSVGRVAGETAPILLTGAAYFLPRLPNSIYSEFMALPYHLYVLATSGTSITQTRPIQYGTALILLIIVLSVNIVAVTVRSHYRKKLKR, via the coding sequence ATGTTTTCCAATGCAAAAACAAACGAGAAGATAGCCTTTGGGCTATTGAAATTGGCAACGGGACTGGTTGTTCTCTTTGTACTGGTAATCCTTTACTATATAGTATCCAACGGATACAGCGCCTTAAGTATCGAATTCATTACTGAGATGCCAAGGCATAGAATGACAGAGGGTGGAATATACCCGGCAATAGTCGGCACAACATACCTCATTATATGCTCAATAGCCGTTGCAATGCCACTGGGCATGCTTTCAGCCATTTACCTTACAGAATATGCAAAACCCGGGAAAACAACATGGGCAATTGAAATGGCTATCAGCAACCTTGCAGGAACACCATCCGTAGTTTTTGGATTGTTCGGACTTGCAATGTTTGTAAAGTACCTTGGATTTGGCCCCTCGATCCTTTCTGCATCCCTGACACTTGCACTGCTAATACTTCCTGTGATAATAAGAGCAAGCCAGGAAGCACTTATCACAGTACCGAAAGAATACAGGGAAGCCTCACTTGCCCTAGGAGTGACTAAGTGGGAAACTATTAGAAGAGTAGTCCTTCCAGCCGCAATCCCGGGAATGATAACCGGAGCAATTCTCAGTGTTGGAAGAGTAGCAGGCGAAACTGCACCGATTCTGCTCACAGGAGCAGCTTATTTCCTGCCAAGACTTCCCAATTCAATCTACTCAGAATTCATGGCATTGCCATACCACCTTTACGTGCTTGCAACATCAGGCACAAGCATTACTCAGACAAGACCGATACAATACGGTACAGCCCTGATACTGCTAATAATCGTACTAAGTGTGAACATTGTTGCAGTAACAGTAAGATCACACTACAGAAAAAAGCTAAAAAGATAA